Proteins encoded together in one Nyctibius grandis isolate bNycGra1 chromosome 1, bNycGra1.pri, whole genome shotgun sequence window:
- the PLEK gene encoding pleckstrin, with amino-acid sequence MEREPMRIREGYLVKKGSMFNTWKPMWVVLLEDGIEFYKRKADNSPKGMVPLKGSSINSPCQDFGKRMFVFKLTAAKQQDHFFQAAYLEERDAWVRDIKKAIHCIDGGQRFARKSTRKSIRLPETINLSALYLSMKDPEKGIKELKLEKDKKVFNHCFTGTSVIDWLVSSNSIRNRKEGLMLASSLLSEGYLQPAGDTSKAAAEGLSDTPFLDLSDAYYYFPDSGFFCEGNSSDDDVVLKEEFRGIVVKQGCLLKQGHRRKNWKVRKFVLRDDPAYLHYYDPAGGEEPLGAIHLRGCVVTAVEDMPDSKKYDVGNILFEIITANEIHYYLQAASSAERTEWIKAIQAVARTGK; translated from the exons ATGGAGCGAGAACCGATGCGCATAAGGGAGGGCTACTTGGTTAAGAAG GGCAGCATGTTTAATACCTGGAAGCCGATGTGGGTCGTGCTTTTAGAAGATGGAATTGAATTCTACAAGCGGAAGGCTGACAACAGCCCCAAAGGGATGGTCCCACTAAAAGGAAGCTCTATTAACAGCCCATGCCAAGATTTTGGCAAAAGAATG TTTGTCTTCAAGCTCACTGCGGCCAAGCAACAGGACCACTTTTTTCAAGCCGCCTACCTGGAGGAGAGAGATGCCTGGGTACGGGATATCAAGAAAGCAATTCATTGCATAGATGGAGGCCAAAGGTTTGCCAGAAAATCCACAAGAAAGTCTATCAGACTGCCTGAAACGATCAACCTGAG TGCTTTGTACCTCTCAATGAAAGATCCTGAAAAGGGAATAAAGGAGTTGAAGctggaaaaagataaaaaagtgTTCAATCACTGCTTTACAG GCACCTCTGTGATTGACTGGCTGGTGTCTAGCAACTCCATCCGAAATCGCAAAGAAGGTCTCATGCTTGCCTCTTCCCTCTTGAGTGAAGGCTACCTGCAGCCTGCAGGGGATACATccaaggctgctgctgaggggcTGTCAGACACCCCCTTCTTAGATCTCAGCGATGCCTACTATTACTTT CCAGACAGTGGGTTTTTCTGCGAGGGAAATTCTAGTGATGATGATGTGGTCCTGAAAGAAGAATTCAGAGGCATAGTAGTCAAACAAGGATGTTTGCTGAAACAG GGACATCGGAGGAAGAACTGGAAAGTGAGAAAGTTTGTTTTAAGAGACGACCCTGCATACCTTCACTACTATGATCCTGCTGGA GGAGAAGAACCACTAGGAGCAATTCACTTAAGAGGCTGCGTGGTGACAGCAGTGGAAGATATGCCAGACT cCAAGAAGTATGATGTTGGCAACATCCTCTTTGAAATCATCACAGCAAATGAAATCCACTATTACTTGCAAGCAGCCTCATCCGCAGAACGTACAGAGTGGATCAAAGCAATTCAGGCAGTTGCTAGGACTGGAAAATGA